The following are encoded in a window of Choloepus didactylus isolate mChoDid1 chromosome 17, mChoDid1.pri, whole genome shotgun sequence genomic DNA:
- the LOC119512785 gene encoding cytochrome c oxidase subunit 6A1, mitochondrial-like, which produces MAAATRSGVWGLLARSWPQLARPMSSGAHGEEGSARMWKVVTYFVVLPVAGVSMLNCVLKSHEGEHKRPEFIAYPHLRIRSKPFPWGDGNHTLCYNPHVSQLPTSYEDKQRETEPLPRHWGPQPLLCAWTRVYGTPYSTLTFIK; this is translated from the coding sequence ATGGCGGCGGCTACTAGGTCTGGGGTTTGGGGGCTGCTAGCTCGCTCTTGGCCACAGCTGGCGCGGCCCATGTCGAGTGGCGCCCATGGCGAGGAGGGCTCAGCTCGCATGTGGAAGGTCGTTACCTACTTCGTCGTGCTTCCCGTGGCGGGAGTGAGCATGCTGAACTGCGTCCTGAAGTCGCATGAAGGAGAGCACAAGAGGCCCGAGTTCATCGCCTACCCCCATCTCCGCATCAGGTCCAAGCCCTTTCCCTGGGGAGATGGTAACCATACTCTATGCTATAACCCTCATGTGAGTCAGCTTCCAACCAGCTATGAAGATAAGCAAAGAGAAACTGAACCACTACCGAGGCACTGGGGACCACAGCCACTACTCTGTGCATGGACCAGAGTGTATGGGACCCCATATTCAACCCTTACTTTCATCAAATGA